From one Lotus japonicus ecotype B-129 chromosome 3, LjGifu_v1.2 genomic stretch:
- the LOC130743911 gene encoding uncharacterized protein LOC130743911 — MVSDYVFGFQFSVDDAFIYQFSLTHVDEVIDELLMKDYSYDIAMLRNKRRWRSALEEDFEEEEEKEDNDQPVDEVEDKAYEKEYYSGRSPTRERDRDRRRDSHRHIYAIKGETEQGIFEQVLKGELDFVSDPWPNISKSGKDLVRRMLIRDPKKRMTAHEVLCEYACLSLIDATCLCSQIEGLISRFYWGGDVNKHTVHWLKWDTICRPKGRGGLGIRDFKAFNVALVAKNWWRIVTKPDTMLTKVYKAVYFTHQSIFVAKKGYRPSYAWSSLLKSSWLFHEEGMWRVGDDKNIKAWDDKWVPTSCPVVVRYDVALELNVTHVSDILEENGLRWNRELVEHLCWPPTATTILSIPLSLQAREVCFFWPETSNGSYSVKTRYNFIRKKHMEDEASSSTASTLSHAHWTKLWKADDVPRCRETVWRASLGVLPVKDVLYRRGVVEEPCCPRCPGVLETVEHVLFYCPFAKRVLFASPLAIRVDVECSVQQFMSRFLAAAGILFTLLYALWQVRNELVYNKRDTSVAQILPQAAALRPSLVLQQDASPVGRELQSSWRALAAGIFKINFDASVQASHDAGLGLIVRNSRGEVLAAETMVTSPVLNPVLTEALAFRWALGLAAELGFQRVWFESDCLALVQTFVRCTVNCVADAMARLAFQLGCMVWIEEAPFEISSIIQDDVLASMVSS; from the exons ATGGTTTCTGATtatgtgtttggttttcag TTCTCTGTTGATGATGCTTTTATCTATC AGTTTTCGTTGACGCATGTGGATGAGGTCATTGATGAGCTTCTCATGAAAGATTATTCCTATGATATTGCTATGCTGCGTAACAAGAGAAG GTGGAGAAGTGCACTTGAAGAAGATtttgaggaggaagaggagaaagAGGATAATGACCAGCCTGTTGATGAGGTTGAAGATAAGGCATATGAGAAG GAATATTATAGTGGGCGAAGCCCTACAAGGGAAAGAGATAGGGATAGAAGACGTGATAGTCATAGACACAT ATATGCGATTAAGGGAG AAACGGAACAAGGAATATTTGAGCAAGTTTTGAAAGGAGAGCTTGACTTTGTTTCTGACCCATGGCCAAATATATCTAAAAGTGGAAAGGACCTTGTTCGAAGAATGCTTATAAGAGACCCTAAGAAGCGGATGACGGCACATGAAGTTCTTTGTGAGTATGCATGTCTCAGTCTCATTGATGCTACATG CTTATGTTCCCAGATTGAGGGTCTTATTAGCCGGTTCTATTGGGGTGGCGATGTCAATAAGCACACGGTCCATTGGCTCAAGTGGGACACCATATGTCGTCCCAAGGGTCGTGGTGGTTTAGGTATCCGAGATTTTAAGGCTTTCAACGTAGCCTTGGTGGCCAAGAATTGGTGGCGAATAGTGACCAAGCCGGATACTATGTTGACCAAGGTGTATAAAGCGGTGTACTTTACTCATCAATCAATTTTTGTGGCAAAGAAGGGGTATAGACCGAGCTACGCATGGTCTAGTTTATTGAAATCATCTTGGTTGTTTCATGAGGAAGGAATGTGGCGAGTGGGTGATGACAAGAACATTAAGGCTTGGGATGATAAATGGGTCCCCACTTCTTGTCCCGTGGTGGTTCGTTATGATGTGGCCTTGGAGTTGAACGTCACTCATGTGTCGGATATCCTTGAAGAGAACGGACTTCGATGGAACCGTGAATTGGTGGAACATTTGTGCTGGCCTCCTACGGCTACAACTATATTATCTATCCCCTTGTCTTTGCAAGCACGGGaagtttgtttcttttggccCGAGACTAGTAATGGCAGCTATAGTGTGAAAACTAGGTATAATTTCATCAGGAAAAAGCATATGGAAGAtgaagcttcatcttcaacagcGTCCACCCTATCTCATGCGCATTGGACCAAGCTGTGGAAGGCTGATGATGTGCCTCGTTGTCGTGAGACTGTCTGGcgtgctagccttggagtatTGCCGGTGAAGGACGTGCTTTACCGTCGGGGTGTGGTGGAAGAGCCTTGCTGCCCACGCTGTCCAGGAGTTCTAGAGACCGTTGAGCACGTCTTGTTCTATTGTCCGTTTGCAAAGCGGGTCTTATTTGCCTCCCCTTTGGCTATTCGTGTGGACGTCGAGTGCTCTGTGCAGCAGTTCATGTCTCGGTTTCTTGCTGCTGCGGGAATTCTCTTTACGCTGCTCTATGCTCTTTGGCAGGTTCGAAACGAGCTGGTGTATAACAAGCGGGACACGTCCGTAGCCCAGATCCTGCCGCAAGCAGCAGCGCTCCGTCCGTCCCTTGTACTTCAGCAAGACGCTTCTCCGGTTGGTCGCGAGTTGCAGTCTTCTTGGCGGGCACTAGCTGCTGGTATTTTTAAGATAAACTTTGATGCTTCTGTGCAAGCTTCTCATGATGCAGGTCTCGGTTTGATTGTCCGCAACAGTCGTGGCGAAGTTTTGGCAGCGGAAACCATGGTGACTAGTCCAGTTCTGAATCCGGTGCTAACGGAGGCTTTGGCGTTCCGGTGGGCTCTTGGTTTGGCGGCTGAACTTGGTTTCCAGAGGGTATGGTTCGAGTCTGATTGTCTGGCTCTTGTTCAGAC TTTTGTGCGTTGTACTGTTAATTGTGTCGCTGACGCGATGGCTCGTTTAGCTTTTCAGTTGGGTTGTATGGTTTGGATTGAAGAGGCTCCTTTTGAGATTTCCTCT